The following coding sequences lie in one Trichoderma breve strain T069 chromosome 1, whole genome shotgun sequence genomic window:
- a CDS encoding ribosomal large subunit proteins 60S l5, and 50S l18 domain-containing protein: protein MPFQKLAKNSAYYSRYQTKYKRRREGKTDYYARKRLITQAKNKYNAPKYRLVVRFTNKDIVMQIVSSEISGDKVLVAAYAHELKAYGINHGLTNWSAAYATGLLIARRVLTKLGLDKDFVGVEEADGEFTLTEAAETDDGERRPFKAFLDVGLARTSTGARVFGALKGASDGGIFVPHSEKRFPGYDMESKELDAETLRKYIYGGHVAEYMETLADDDEERYNSQFSKYIEDDIEADGLEDLYTEAHKAIREDPFKKVEGEKKTKEEWKAISLKHKTIRLSKAEKAANVQAKIQKILAEE, encoded by the exons ATG CCTTTCCAAAAGCTCGCCAAGAACAGCGCGTACTACAG CCGCTACCAGACCAAGTACAAGCGCAGACGTGAGGGAAAGACCGACTACTATGCCCGTAAGCGCCTCATCACCCAGGCCAAGAACAAGTACAATGCTCCCAAGTACCGCCTGGTCGTCCGCTTCACCAACAAGGACATCGTCATGCAGATCGTCAGCTCTGAGATCTCTGGTGACAAGGTCCTGGTCGCTGCCTACGCCCACGAGCTGAAGGCTTACGGCATCAACCACGGTCTGACCAACTGGTCCGCCGCCTATGCCACCGGTCTCCTGATCGCTCGCCGTGTCCTCACCAAGCTCGGCCTCGACAAGGATTTCGTCGGTGTTGAGGAGGCTGACGGTGAGTTCACCCTCACCGAGGCTGCTGAGACCGACGATGGCGAGCGCCGCCCCTTCAAGGCCTTCCTTGACGTTGGTCTTGCCCGTACCTCCACCGGTGCCCGTGTCTTCGGTGCCCTCAAGGGTGCCTCCGACGGTGGCATCTTCGTCCCCCACTCCGAGAAGCGATTCCCTGGTTACGACATGGAGAGCAAGGAGCTGGATGCCGAGACCCTCCGCAAGTACATCTACGGTGGCCACGTTGCCGAGTACATGGAGACCCTcgccgatgacgatgaggagcgCTACAACAGCCAGTTCTCCAAGTACATTGAGGACGACATCGAGGCCGACGGTCTCGAGGACCTCTACACCGAGGCCCACAAGGCCATCCGTGAGGACCCCTTCAAGAAGGTTGAGggtgagaagaagaccaaggaggaGTGGAAGGCCATTTCCCTGAAGCACAAGACTATCAGACTCtccaaggccgagaaggctGCCAACGTGCAggccaagatccagaagatCCTGGCTGAGGAGTAA
- a CDS encoding phosphatidylserine decarboxylase domain-containing protein → MRPNKDGTGPAGVAANGLALRVVIMRARNLAAKDRSGTSDPYLVVTLGDARVVTHSVPKTLNPEWNVIEELPISSVQSLVVGVICWDKDRFGKDYLGEFDLALEEIFQNEVAEQEPRWYPLKSKRPGKKTSIVSGEVQLQFTLLDTTAPFLPQQQLFEKFYALVGTVPVGSSRNVTPTETPLLTPSAAAHLGGSSSADGLGDEDDEDDLTELEEDIADDAEDPSKPETAEKRRRRLRIKGLKKKRRQDPYAFTNGDSDVVGIIYLEISKITDLPPESNLTRTGFDMDPFVVASLGKKTYRTKRVRHNLNPVFNEKMIFPVQNHEKQYSFAFTVIDHDKYSGNDFIASCNLPIQTLIEKAPQANPETGLYEVRSPEPEPLPAPVPTKSRLQKLGVSRSSSTQSLSKMMKAQAPRSTPSNGSSSLTALGDGSGPQSSSTSLAPADALSNTPVEASEQAMEADDPDLAEYALPLKMKNLDKWESKHNPVIYMRAKYVPYPALRQQFWRALLKQYDTDESGLISRIELSTMLDTLGSTLKDSTIDSFFQRFPHKAADNEDSWELTFDEAVLCLEDQLQAKSRSGSKTPILDPGSDGSGNSTPQIMVEPPAEATTPIPEISTPNEEGEEGYFDQDSKEEHVVEIRECPICHQPRLNKRSDGDIVTHIATCASQDWRQVNTVLVSGFVTASQAQRKWYSKVITKISYGGYKLGANSANILVQDRLTGQINEEKMSVYVRLGIRLLYKGLKSKDMENKRIRRMLKNLSIKQGKKFDDPASRDEIEKFIDFHRLDMSEVLLPIEEFKNFNEFFYRALKPGARPCSAPDNPRIIVSPADCRSVVFNSISQATKIWVKGREFNMKRLLGDAYPDDVSRYEGGALGIFRLAPQDYHRFHIPVDGVMGKPITIAGEYYTVNPMAIRSALDVYGENVRVLVPIDSEVHGRVMVICVGAMMVGSTIITRKEGEHVRRAEELGYFAFGGSTVLLLFEPGKMRFDDDLVDNSNGALETLIRVGMSIGHSPTQSQWTPDMRKNEQDITEADKQEAKRRIQGSAALEEESPGGSGDENRGTKRTSLPPTVNTMAASAL, encoded by the exons ATGCGACCAAATAAAGACGGCACTGGCCCTGCGGGGGTTGCGGCAAACGGGCTGGCCCTGAGGGTGGTTATCATGCGG GCAAGGAATCTGGCGGCCAAAGATCGTAGTGGAACTTCGGATCCG TATCTCGTTGTCACCCTTGGCGACGCCCGAGTCGTCACCCACTCCGTCCCCAAAACCCTCAACCCCGAATGGAACGTCATCGAAGAGCTACCCATAAGCTCTGTACAAAGCCTAGTGGTGGGCGTCATATGCTGGGACAAGGATCGCTTTGGCAAGGATTATCTCGGAGAGTTCGATCTAGCGCTCGAAGAGATCTTCCAGAACGAAGTCGCCGAACAAGAGCCACGGTGGTATCCTCTCAAGAGTAAACGCCCAGGCAAGAAAACCAGCATCGTCTCCGGCGAAGTGCAGCTTCAATTTACCCTACTCGACACTACAGCCCCGTTTCTCCCCCAGCAACAACTCTTTGAAAAGTTCTACGCCCTTGTTGGCACAGTTCCCGTCGGCTCGTCCCGAAATGTTACACCTACCGAAACTCCCCTGCTCACCCCAAGTGCCGCGGCGCATTTGGGTGGCTCATCGTCGGCAGACGggcttggtgatgaagacgatgaggatgaccTTACGGAGCTCGAGGAAGATATTGCCGACGACGCCGAGGATCCCTCAAAACCAGAGACTGCTGAGAAGCGTCGGCGGCGACTTCGCATCAAGGGcctcaagaagaagaggcggcaaGACCCCTACGCTTTTACCAATGGCGACTCCGACGTTGTTGGCATCATCTACTTGGAGATTTCCAAGATCACTGACCTTCCGCCTGAGTCGAACCTGACGCGGACTGGCTTCGATATGGACCCATTTGTTGTGGCATCCCTAGGCAAGAAGACTTACCGCACCAAGCGAGTCCGACACAACCTCAACCCGGTCTTCAATGAGAAGATGATCTTCCCAGTACAGAATCACGAGAAGCAATACTCATTTGCTTTTACCGTCATTGACCACGACAAATATTCCGGCAATGACTTCATCGCTTCGTGTAACCTGCCTATTCAGACGCTCATAGAAAAGGCGCCCCAGGCAAACCCAGAGACGGGGTTGTATGAAGTTCGCTCTCCCGAGCCGGAACCATTGCCGGCACCGGTTCCCACAAAATCTCGTCTCCAGAAGCTCGGGGTTTCCCGGTCCTCGTCGACGCAGAGTCTAagcaagatgatgaaggcgcaGGCCCCTAGGTCTACCCCTTCAAACGGCTCTTCTTCACTTACAGCGCTTGGCGATGGAAGCGGCCCTCAGTCCAGCAGCACGTCCCTGGCACCTGCAGATGCTCTTTCCAACACACCAGTCGAAGCTTCAGAGCAGGCTATGGAGGCAGACGACCCCGATCTCGCTGAGTACGCTCTTccgttgaagatgaagaaccTAGACAAGTGGGAAAGCAAGCACAATCCCGTCATCTACATGAGAGCCAAGTATGTACCGTACCCAGCCCTCCGCCAGCAGTTTTGGCGGGCGCTGTTGAAGCAGTATGATACAGACGAAAGTGGTCTGATTAGCAGGATTGAGCTGAGCACAATGCTGGATACTCTTGGCTCGACATTGAAGGACTCTACCattgacagcttcttccagcgCTTCCCTCACAAGGCTGCCGATAACGAGGACTCGTGGGAGCTGACCTTTGACGAAGCCGTGTTGTGCCTAGAAGATCAGCTACAGGCCAAGAGCCGATCTGGAAGCAAGACTCCTATTCTGGAT CCAGGCTCCGATGGCTCAGGGAACTCGACGCCCCAGATTATGGTCGAACCGCCAGCGGAGGCGACCACCCCTATTCCCGAGATTAGCACACCAaacgaagagggagaggaggggtaTTTTGATCAAGATTCCAAGGAAGAACACGTGGTGGAAATTCGGGAGTGCCCCATCTGCCATCAGCCACGCCTGAACAAGCGCAGCGACGGCGATATCGTTACGCACATTGCGACGTGTGCGAGCCAGGACTGGCGCCAGGTCAACACAGTCCTCGTGAGCGGATTTGTGACGGCCAGCCAAGCGCAAAGGAAATGGTACTCCAAGGTCATCACCAAAATCTCGTATGGTGGATACAAGCTCGGCGCCAACTCGGCAAACATTCTCGTTCAGGATCGTCTCACGGGACAGATTaacgaggagaagatgagcgTCTATGTGCGCTTGGGTATTCGACTCCTCTACAAGGGGCTGAAGTCGAAGGACATGGAGAATAAGCGAA TCCGGAGAATGTTGAAGAATTTGAGCATCAAGCAAGGCAAGAAATTTGACGACCCTGCTTCACGGGACGAAATCGAAAAGTTCATCGACTTTCATCGCCTGGACATGTCAGAAGTCTTGCTGCCGATTGAAGAGTTCAAAAACTTTAACGAATTCTTCTATCGTGCGCTCAAGCCGGGTGCCAGGCCGTGCTCAGCGCCAGACAACCCTCGCATCATCGTTTCGCCAGCGGATTGCCGAAGTGTTGTCTTTAATTCAATCTCGCAGGCGACCAAGATCTGGGTCAAGGGTCGCGAATTCAACATGAAGAGGCTCCTCGGAGATGCCTATCCAGACGACGTCTCGCGGTACGAGGGCGGCGCTCTGGGCATCTTCCGACTGGCCCCTCAGGACTATCACAGATTCCACATTCCCGTTGATGGCGTCATGGGCAAGCCCATTACCATTGCTGGCGAGTATTACACAGTCAACCCGATGGCGATTCGCTCGGCATTGGATGTGTACGGCGAGAATGTGAGAGTGCTGGTGCCCATCGACAGCGAGGTCCACGGACGGGTCATGGTCATCTGTGTCGGAGCCATGATGGTGGGTAGCACCATCATTACACGCAAGGAAGGCGAGCACGTGCGTCGTGCCGAAGAACTTGGCTACTTTGCGTTTGGTGGCAGCACGGTTCTGTTGCTGTTTGAGCCTGGCAAGATGCGATTTGACGACGATCTCGTGGATAACTCTAACGGAGCCCTCGAGACCTTG ATTCGCGTCGGCATGTCGATTGGACATTCGCCCACTCAATCACAGTGGACTCCAGACATGCGTAAGAACGAGCAGGACATCACGGAAGCTGATAAACAGGAGGCGAAGAGACGAATTCAAGGCAGCGCGGCGCTAGAGGAGGAGTCGCCTGGTGGCAGCGGTGATGAGAACCGGGGAACTAAGAGGACATCGCTTCCCCCGACTGTCAacacaatggcagcatcagcactgtag